The Rhineura floridana isolate rRhiFlo1 chromosome 8, rRhiFlo1.hap2, whole genome shotgun sequence genome includes a region encoding these proteins:
- the SGSM3 gene encoding small G protein signaling modulator 3 → MSGSYTPTAGGPFSALTPSIWPQEILAKYTQKEESVEQPEFRYDEFGFRVDKEDGAEPNSSKLLGIPLMEEPQHRLKWQAHLEFTHNHDVGDLTWDKIEVMLPRSDKLRSLVLAGIPHSMRAQLWMRLSGALQKKRNAEMSYREIVKNSSNDETVAAKQIEKDLLRTMPSNACFSNMNSIGVPRLRRILRGLAWLYPEIGYCQGTGMVAASLLLFLEEEDAFWMMCAIIEDLVPASYFSTTLMGVQTDQRVLRHLIVQYLPQLDKLLQEHDIELSLITLHWFLTSFASVVHIKLLLRIWDLFFYQGSIVLFQVTLGMLSMKEDELIQSENSASIFNTLSDIPSQIEDPDVLLQEAIRVAGSLTDVAVETQRCKHLAYLIADQGQLLNAGATVNLSKIVRRRTQRRKSGITSLLFGEDDMEALKAKNIKQTELVADLREAILQVARHFQCVDPKSCSIDLTPDYTMESHQRDHESYVACSRNHRRRAKALMDFERHDDDELGFRKNDIITIISQKDEHCWVGELNGLRGWFPAKFVEVLDERSKEYSIAGDDSVTEGVTDLVRGTLCPALKSIFEHGLKRPSLLGGACHPWLFIEEAAGREVERDFDSVYSRLVLCKTYRLDEDGKVLTPEELLYRAVQSVNMSHDAVHAQMDVKLRSLICIGLNEQVLHLWLEVLCSSLQAVEKWFHPWSFLRSPGWVQIKCELRVLSKFAFSLSQDWELPIKREEKKPLKEGVQDMLVKHHLFSWDIDG, encoded by the exons ATGTCAG GAAGCTATACTCCTACTGCTGGGGGACCCTTCTCTGCTCTCACACCCAGCATATGGCCTCAGGAGATCTTGGCAAAATACACCCAG AAAGAAGAATCAGTTGAGCAGCCAGAGTTCCGGTATGATGAATTTGGTTTCCGAGTAGACAAAGAAG ATGGTGCTGAGCCAAACTCCAGCAAGCTCTTGGGGATCCCACTGATGGAAGAGCCACAGCACCGGCTGAAATGGCAGGCCCATTTGGAGTTCACACACAACCATGATGTGGGGGACCTTACCTGGGACAAGATAGAAGTCATGCTTCCACGTTCAGATAAGCTGCGATCACTGGTGTTGGCTGGCATTCCTCATAGCATGAGGGCCCAG CTATGGATGCGACTATCAGGTGCTCTACagaagaaaagaaatgcagaaatGTCTTATCGAGAAATTGTGAAAAACAGCTCAAATGACGAAACAGTTGCTGCCAAACAA ATTGAGAAAGACTTGCTGCGTACCATGCCCAGCAACGCCTGCTTTTCCAACATGAATAGCATTGGAGTGCCACGGCTACGCAGAATTCTCCGGGGGCTAGCTTGGCTGTATCCAGAAATTGGCTATTGTCAAGGCACTGGCATG GTAGCGGCTTCCTTGCTTCTTTTCTTAGAAGAGGAAGATGCATTCTGGATGATGTGTGCTATCATTGAGGACCTAGTGCCAGCTTCCTACTTCAGCACCACTCTGATGGGAGTCCAGACTGACCAGCGTGTCCTGCGCCATCTCATTGTGCAGTACTTGCCACAACTGGACAAACTTCTTCAGGAGCATGACATTG AGCTATCCCTGATCACCCTGCACTGGTTCCTAACATCATTCGCTAGTGTTGTGCATATCAAGCTGTTGCTACGCATCTGGGACCTCTTTTTCTACCAGGGCTCCATAGTTCTCTTCCAGGTCACACTGGGCATGCTCAGCATGAAG GAAGATGAGCTGATCCAGTCAGAGAATTCTGCATCCATCTTCAACACACTCTCAGACATTCCCTCTCAAATAGAAGATCCAGATGTGCTCCTGCAGGAAGCCATTCGTGTCGCTGGCTCGCTGACAGATGTGGCAGTGGAGACTCAGCGTTGCAAGCACCTGGCTTACCTCATTGCAGATCAAGGGCAGCTGCTCAATGCTGGTGCTACTGTCAACTTATCAAAG ATTGTGCGACGCAGGACGCAGCGCAGGAAGTCTGGCATCACTTCCCTGCTTTTTG GAGAAGATGATATGGAGGCACTAAAGGCCAAGAACATTAAACAAACAGAGCTGGTCGCAGACTTACGCGAGGCCATCCTGCAAGTGGCACGGCACTTTCAGTGTGTGGATCCCAAGAGCTGCAGCATA GATCTGACTCCCGATTACACCATGGAGAGCCACCAGCGAGACCATGAAAGCTACGTGGCATGTTCTCGGAACCATCGGCGACGGGCCAAGGCACTGATGGATTTTGAgcgccatgatgatgatgaactgggCTTCCGTAAGAATGATATCATCACG ATCATCTCTCAGAAGGATGAGCACTGTTGGGTGGGAGAGCTGAATGGCCTGAGAG GTTGGTTTCCTGCAAAGTTTGTGGAGGTTCTGGATGAACGGAGCAAAGAG TATTCCATTGCTGGAGATGATTCGGTCACAGAAGGTGTGACAGACTTGGTTCGAGGGACACTCTGCCCAGCCCTCAAGTCTATTTTTGAACATGGGCTGAAGAGACCATCTCTGCTGGGGGGGGCCTGCCACCCCTGGCTCTTCATTGAAGAG GCTGCTGGGCGTGAAGTGGAGCGTGACTTTGACTCTGTGTATTCCCGTCTTGTGCTCTGCAAGACCTACAG GTTGGATGAAGATGGAAAAGTGCTAACTCCAGAAGAGCTGCTTTATCGA GCAGTGCAGTCTGTCAACATGTCACACGATGCAGTACATGCCCAGATGGATGTGAAGCTTCGTTCTCTCATCTGCATTGGGCTGAA TGAGCAGGTGCTGCATCTGTGGCTTGAGGTGTTGTGCTCTAGCCTGCAGGCAGTGGAGAAATGGTTCCATCCCTGGTCATTTTTGCGCAGTCCCGGCTGGGTGCAGATCAAGTGTGAGCTCAG AGTCCTCAGTAAATTTGCATTCAGCCTTTCTCAGGACTGGGAACTCCCTATAAAAAGAGAG gagAAGAAGCCACTGAAGGAAGGAGTTCAGGACATGCTTGTGAAGCATCACCTCTTTAGCTGGGATATAGATGGGTGA